A genomic stretch from Rhodobacterales bacterium HKCCA1288 includes:
- a CDS encoding transcriptional repressor, whose protein sequence is MTPEALERSTNWLAQAALRPTRQRLSLATLLVGDGHHRHVTAEGLHAATQAAGDPVSLATVYNTLRAFCDAGLMREVIVDGARSYFDTRMDDHPHFFMEETGQLEDAPAGQLKVTALPDLPEGYEISKLDVVIRLRKTPAQAAE, encoded by the coding sequence ATGACACCCGAAGCCCTAGAGCGCAGCACAAACTGGCTGGCACAGGCGGCGCTCCGCCCGACCCGTCAGCGCCTTTCGCTTGCAACTTTGTTGGTGGGGGATGGTCATCATCGCCATGTGACGGCTGAAGGCTTGCATGCAGCAACCCAAGCGGCGGGTGATCCAGTGTCCCTTGCGACCGTCTACAACACCTTGCGGGCCTTTTGCGATGCGGGGCTGATGCGCGAGGTGATCGTGGATGGCGCGCGCAGTTATTTCGACACCCGCATGGATGACCATCCGCATTTCTTCATGGAAGAAACAGGTCAGCTTGAAGATGCGCCTGCGGGCCAGTTAAAGGTCACGGCCCTACCCGATTTGCCTGAGGGCTATGAAATATCCAAATTGGATGTCGTGATCCGTCTGCGTAAAACCCCAGCACAAGCGGCGGAGTAA
- the sulP gene encoding sulfate permease, producing the protein MKKLSRYLPVLDWGRTYNSNAFSNDMIAAVIVTIMLIPQSLAYALLAGLPPEAGIYASIAPIILYAIFGTSRALAVGPVAVVSLMTAAAVGQVAEAGTMGYAMAALSLAMLSGAMLLFLGIFRLGFLANFLSHPVIAGFITASGILIAASQFKHIIGVQASGHTLVEMVISLVEHLGQINPITVVIGVSATAFLFWVRKGLKPRLLAMGMAPRMADIAQKAGPVAAVVVTTLATWAFGLADHGVAIVGDVPQSLPPLTLPDLSPALLGQLFVPALLISIIGFVESISVAQTLAAKKRQRINPDQELIGLGAANLGAAFTGGYPVTGGFARSVVNFDAGAETPAAGAYTAVGLAIAAVALTPLVFFLPKATLAATIIVAVLSLVDLSILKKTWGYSFADFAAVAATIVLTLGFGVETGVSAGVILSILLHLYKTSRPHVAEVGLVPGTQHFRNINRHKVETADSLLAIRIDESLYFANARFLEDLVLDRVVEDCPIKDVVLMCSAVNEIDMSALETLEALNTRLSDMGVRLHMSEVKGPVTDRLKRSHFLDELSGELFLSQYDAWVKLSGKA; encoded by the coding sequence ATGAAGAAGCTCTCCCGTTACCTCCCCGTCCTTGATTGGGGGCGGACATATAATTCTAACGCCTTTTCCAATGATATGATTGCGGCGGTGATCGTGACGATCATGCTGATCCCGCAATCGCTGGCTTATGCGCTTTTGGCAGGCTTGCCGCCTGAGGCGGGGATTTATGCCTCGATCGCGCCCATCATTCTTTATGCTATTTTCGGCACAAGCCGCGCTTTGGCGGTGGGGCCTGTGGCGGTTGTGTCCTTGATGACCGCTGCTGCCGTTGGACAGGTCGCCGAGGCGGGCACAATGGGCTATGCCATGGCGGCCTTAAGCCTTGCGATGTTATCGGGCGCGATGCTGCTGTTTTTGGGCATTTTCCGCCTCGGCTTCTTGGCCAATTTCCTCAGCCATCCTGTGATTGCAGGGTTTATCACCGCCTCTGGCATCTTGATTGCGGCAAGCCAGTTCAAACATATCATCGGGGTGCAGGCCAGCGGCCATACATTGGTTGAGATGGTCATTTCCTTGGTCGAGCATCTTGGCCAGATCAACCCGATCACTGTGGTGATTGGTGTGTCGGCAACCGCGTTTCTGTTTTGGGTGCGCAAGGGCCTAAAGCCGCGGCTTTTGGCCATGGGAATGGCGCCGCGCATGGCAGATATTGCGCAAAAAGCGGGGCCTGTTGCGGCCGTTGTTGTGACAACGCTTGCCACTTGGGCCTTTGGGTTGGCGGATCACGGCGTTGCGATTGTGGGGGATGTGCCCCAAAGCCTGCCGCCCTTGACCCTGCCTGACCTGTCGCCAGCACTGTTGGGGCAATTGTTTGTGCCCGCGCTGTTGATCTCGATTATTGGGTTTGTTGAATCGATTTCGGTGGCACAGACCCTTGCCGCCAAAAAGCGGCAGCGCATCAATCCCGACCAAGAATTGATTGGCCTTGGTGCGGCCAATTTGGGCGCGGCCTTTACGGGGGGCTATCCTGTGACGGGTGGTTTCGCCCGTTCGGTGGTCAATTTTGATGCAGGGGCTGAGACACCAGCGGCAGGGGCTTATACGGCGGTGGGGTTGGCCATTGCGGCCGTGGCATTGACGCCATTGGTGTTTTTCCTCCCCAAAGCCACGCTTGCGGCCACAATCATTGTCGCGGTGCTGAGCCTTGTCGATTTATCAATTTTGAAAAAAACATGGGGCTATTCCTTTGCCGATTTTGCGGCGGTGGCTGCAACCATTGTGTTGACCTTGGGCTTTGGCGTTGAGACGGGGGTTTCGGCAGGGGTGATTTTGTCAATCTTGCTGCACCTTTACAAAACCTCGCGCCCCCATGTCGCCGAAGTGGGTCTTGTTCCGGGAACACAGCATTTTCGCAATATCAACCGCCACAAGGTTGAGACGGCGGATAGCCTTTTGGCCATTCGGATTGACGAGTCGCTTTACTTTGCTAATGCCCGCTTCCTTGAGGATTTGGTGCTGGATCGCGTGGTCGAGGATTGCCCGATCAAGGATGTGGTGCTGATGTGTTCTGCGGTGAACGAGATTGATATGTCCGCACTAGAAACCCTTGAGGCGTTGAATACGCGCCTCAGTGACATGGGCGTGCGGCTTCATATGTCCGAAGTGAAAGGGCCTGTCACTGACCGCCTCAAGCGCAGTCATTTTCTGGATGAATTGTCAGGCGAATTGTTCCTGTCGCAATATGATGCGTGGGTCAAACTCTCGGGCAAAGCATGA
- a CDS encoding TIGR01244 family phosphatase yields the protein MEIKTINAEISVAPQITPDEVQKLADQGFRALICNRPDGEAADQPNFSEIEAAAKKAGLEIRNLPIVSGKVSDQDAADFGAAMQELPRPILAYCRTGTRSATLWSLSQANRMSVADILAATKAAGYDMGGVVRRIANGGKTPTDRADASYDIVIVGGGAAGLAVAASLKSRKSSLDIAVIDPADIHYYQPGWTMVGGGIFEASDTAKTMGSLIPRGVTWIKSAVAAFEPKDDSVILDGCRVVKYKRLIVAPGLKLAWDRVEGLEATLGKNGVTSNYRYDLAPYTWNLVKNMKEGRAIFTQPPMPIKCAGAPQKAMYLSGDHWTRAGVLKDISIDFMNAGGVLFGVKDYVPALEGYVQKYGANLNFFHNLKAIDGEARKAWFTVAKPDTTPTEVEVEFDMIHVVPPQIAPDFIRVSPLADAAGWVDVDQATLRHKTYDNIWSLGDVMNAPNAKTAAAARMQAPVVAQNVVDDINGRSATAQYNGYGSCPLTVERGKIVLAEFGYGGALLPSFPKLLIDGTKPSRLAWWLKESFLPPFYWKGMLKGREWMVKPEKISAS from the coding sequence ATGGAAATCAAGACCATCAATGCCGAGATTTCGGTTGCACCGCAAATCACGCCTGATGAGGTGCAGAAATTGGCAGATCAGGGCTTTCGCGCTTTGATCTGCAACCGCCCTGATGGCGAGGCGGCGGATCAGCCGAATTTTTCGGAAATCGAGGCGGCTGCGAAAAAGGCAGGTCTTGAAATCCGCAATCTGCCGATTGTGTCGGGCAAAGTGTCTGACCAAGATGCAGCAGATTTTGGCGCGGCAATGCAGGAATTGCCGCGTCCCATTTTGGCCTATTGCCGCACGGGCACGCGCTCGGCCACTTTGTGGTCACTCTCGCAAGCCAATCGAATGTCAGTTGCCGATATTTTGGCGGCCACCAAGGCGGCGGGCTATGATATGGGGGGCGTTGTGCGCCGCATTGCCAATGGCGGCAAAACCCCAACAGATCGCGCAGATGCAAGTTATGACATCGTCATCGTAGGCGGGGGGGCGGCAGGGCTTGCTGTTGCGGCCTCTCTCAAATCGCGCAAATCATCGCTTGATATTGCTGTGATTGATCCCGCAGATATCCATTACTATCAACCCGGTTGGACAATGGTGGGCGGGGGCATCTTTGAGGCCTCTGACACGGCCAAAACCATGGGCAGCTTGATCCCACGCGGGGTCACATGGATCAAATCCGCCGTTGCGGCCTTTGAACCCAAAGATGATTCCGTGATCCTTGATGGCTGTCGGGTGGTTAAATACAAACGCCTGATCGTGGCACCTGGTTTGAAACTGGCATGGGATCGGGTTGAGGGCTTGGAAGCCACGCTTGGCAAGAATGGCGTGACCTCAAATTATCGTTATGATTTAGCGCCTTACACATGGAACCTCGTCAAGAACATGAAGGAGGGGCGTGCAATCTTTACGCAGCCCCCCATGCCCATCAAATGCGCAGGCGCGCCACAAAAAGCGATGTATCTCTCTGGGGATCATTGGACGCGCGCGGGCGTGCTCAAGGACATCTCGATTGATTTCATGAACGCAGGTGGTGTTTTGTTCGGGGTCAAGGATTACGTCCCCGCGCTTGAGGGCTATGTGCAAAAATACGGCGCCAATCTGAACTTCTTTCACAATCTCAAGGCGATTGATGGGGAGGCGAGAAAGGCGTGGTTTACTGTGGCCAAGCCCGACACCACGCCCACTGAGGTTGAGGTGGAATTCGACATGATCCATGTCGTTCCGCCGCAGATCGCACCCGATTTCATTCGAGTCTCGCCTTTGGCTGACGCGGCGGGATGGGTCGATGTGGATCAAGCCACGCTGCGTCATAAAACCTATGACAATATCTGGTCATTGGGCGATGTGATGAACGCGCCAAATGCAAAAACCGCTGCGGCGGCGCGGATGCAGGCCCCTGTGGTCGCGCAAAACGTGGTCGATGACATTAATGGCCGCAGCGCCACCGCCCAATATAATGGCTATGGCTCCTGCCCGTTGACGGTTGAGCGTGGCAAAATCGTTTTGGCCGAATTTGGGTATGGTGGGGCGCTGCTGCCCTCCTTCCCGAAACTGTTGATTGACGGCACAAAACCCTCGCGCCTTGCATGGTGGCTGAAGGAAAGCTTCCTGCCGCCTTTCTATTGGAAAGGTATGCTCAAGGGCCGCGAATGGATGGTGAAGCCTGAAAAGATCAGCGCAAGCTGA
- a CDS encoding MBL fold metallo-hydrolase, whose product MTTFPVNMNVQPEVEPFFDPATNTISYVVKDPNSNSCAIVDSVMDIDYAAGKISYENADAIISYVKEKGLKVEWLIETHVHADHLSAAPYIQEKLGGKIGIGENIITVQETFGKVFNEGTEFQRDGSQFDALFKDGDVYEIGGLRAFAIYTPGHTPACMTHVVGNAAFVGDTLFMPDGGSARADFPGGDAGTLYDSIQKVLALPDEMRLFMCHDYGPNGRNIEWETTVGDEKKHNIHVGEGKTREEFIKFRTERDAQLDMPKLIIPSLQVNMRAGDIPTDKDGRPMLKVPLNTL is encoded by the coding sequence ATGACCACCTTCCCCGTAAATATGAATGTTCAGCCCGAGGTTGAGCCGTTCTTTGATCCTGCGACCAATACAATCTCCTATGTGGTCAAAGATCCCAATTCCAATTCCTGCGCGATTGTCGATAGCGTTATGGATATCGACTATGCGGCGGGCAAGATTTCCTATGAAAATGCCGATGCGATTATCTCCTATGTCAAGGAAAAGGGCCTCAAAGTTGAATGGCTGATTGAGACCCATGTTCACGCTGATCACCTGTCGGCAGCACCTTATATCCAAGAAAAACTTGGTGGGAAAATCGGTATTGGTGAAAATATCATCACCGTTCAGGAAACTTTCGGCAAAGTGTTCAACGAAGGCACTGAATTCCAACGCGATGGCAGCCAGTTTGACGCGCTCTTTAAGGATGGCGATGTCTACGAGATCGGGGGGCTACGTGCCTTTGCAATCTACACCCCTGGCCACACGCCCGCTTGCATGACCCATGTGGTTGGGAATGCGGCCTTTGTGGGCGACACGCTGTTCATGCCTGATGGCGGCTCTGCGCGGGCGGATTTCCCAGGCGGGGACGCAGGCACGCTTTACGACAGCATTCAGAAAGTTTTGGCTCTGCCCGATGAGATGCGTCTCTTTATGTGCCATGATTACGGCCCCAATGGCCGCAATATCGAGTGGGAAACCACAGTGGGTGATGAGAAAAAGCACAACATCCACGTGGGCGAGGGCAAGACACGCGAGGAATTTATCAAGTTCCGCACCGAGCGTGACGCGCAGCTTGATATGCCGAAATTGATTATTCCCTCATTGCAGGTGAATATGCGCGCAGGCGACATCCCGACAGACAAGGATGGCCGTCCGATGCTCAAGGTGCCTTTGAACACACTTTGA
- a CDS encoding YeeE/YedE family protein, producing MRYISTYIIGLIFGLGISLSGMSNPAKVINFFDVAGSWDPSLAFVMGGALLVTFIGYRLVLPRPSGPIFEGKFALPTANKLDARLLGGSALFGVGWGIAGFCPGGALPAIGTGRLDVLAFVAAMLVGIFVARAIIAARQNAELNSNVKRA from the coding sequence ATGCGCTATATTTCAACATATATCATCGGCCTGATTTTCGGCCTCGGCATTTCGCTTTCGGGCATGTCTAACCCCGCAAAAGTGATCAACTTCTTTGACGTTGCGGGCAGTTGGGATCCAAGCCTTGCCTTTGTGATGGGCGGTGCTTTGCTTGTCACCTTTATCGGGTATCGCTTGGTTCTGCCGCGCCCTTCTGGCCCTATTTTTGAGGGTAAATTTGCCCTACCAACCGCAAACAAATTAGACGCGCGCCTCTTGGGTGGCTCAGCCTTGTTTGGGGTGGGTTGGGGTATTGCAGGCTTTTGCCCTGGCGGGGCCTTGCCCGCAATCGGCACTGGTCGCCTCGATGTCTTGGCCTTTGTCGCCGCAATGCTTGTCGGTATTTTTGTGGCCCGCGCCATCATAGCGGCGCGTCAAAATGCCGAACTGAATTCAAATGTGAAACGCGCCTGA
- a CDS encoding YeeE/YedE family protein: METEFTPLLSATGGILIGLSAVLLMLTLGRVMGATGILTGVLAPASRSDFSWRAALMLGMITGPAAHFFLRGEMPEISVPASMPMLLIGGFIVGLGVTFGSGCTSGHGVCGMARLSKRSISATLTFMATTAITVFVIRHVIGG, from the coding sequence ATGGAAACCGAATTTACACCACTTCTTTCCGCCACTGGCGGTATTTTGATCGGCCTCTCAGCCGTTCTGTTGATGCTGACCTTGGGTCGCGTCATGGGGGCCACAGGCATTTTAACGGGCGTTTTGGCACCTGCAAGCCGCAGCGACTTTTCTTGGCGCGCGGCCTTGATGTTGGGCATGATCACCGGCCCTGCGGCACATTTCTTTTTGCGCGGCGAGATGCCCGAAATCAGCGTGCCCGCCTCGATGCCGATGCTCTTGATCGGTGGCTTTATCGTGGGACTTGGCGTCACCTTTGGCTCTGGCTGCACATCGGGCCACGGCGTTTGCGGCATGGCGCGCCTGTCCAAGCGGTCAATCTCCGCAACTTTGACATTTATGGCAACCACCGCGATCACTGTTTTTGTGATCCGCCACGTGATCGGAGGCTGA
- a CDS encoding IS630 family transposase — MIRPGFLSSSERRELEVCVRSQREDHGVARRANAILLLDDGKSCQAIAEFLYLDDDTIRGWYKTYREGGWDALSTDGWKGGQSRMTTAQETELCTWLDDRFCRSTVEIRAYIAAQYGVDYSHSGCIKLLSRLGYEYRKPKGLPRVASEEKQAEFIALYEQLLNGLGADEAVYFADAVHPEYQTKPAFGWVKAGSKPTVTTTAGRGRVNIHGALNLENFDAPFVEPTTVDGVSAAQLLAKIEERNPLSRIIYVIWDNAAYHKGPDVREFLKRPDCRIRLIQLPPYCPHLNPIERLWAVMHQYVTHNRYYPTQKKFADAILRFFRETLPKEWKTFRDQVSDSFRVVTHEDFRVLE; from the coding sequence ATGATCCGTCCCGGTTTTCTCTCCTCTTCAGAACGGCGTGAACTTGAGGTTTGCGTGCGTAGCCAGCGCGAAGATCACGGCGTTGCACGGCGCGCCAATGCAATCCTGCTCCTTGATGACGGTAAGTCCTGTCAGGCTATCGCGGAGTTTCTGTATCTGGACGATGATACCATTCGGGGCTGGTACAAGACCTACCGAGAGGGCGGCTGGGACGCGCTTTCGACCGACGGCTGGAAGGGTGGTCAGTCCCGCATGACGACAGCTCAAGAGACGGAGCTTTGCACCTGGCTGGACGACCGCTTCTGTCGATCGACTGTCGAGATCAGGGCGTACATCGCGGCACAATATGGCGTGGACTATTCCCACTCGGGCTGCATCAAGCTTCTGTCGCGGCTGGGCTATGAATACCGGAAGCCGAAAGGGCTGCCACGCGTTGCATCTGAAGAGAAACAAGCCGAATTCATTGCGCTATACGAGCAGCTGCTGAACGGGTTGGGCGCCGATGAAGCCGTGTATTTCGCCGATGCGGTGCATCCCGAATATCAGACAAAGCCTGCGTTTGGCTGGGTCAAGGCAGGATCAAAGCCCACCGTGACAACCACCGCGGGACGCGGGCGGGTTAATATCCATGGCGCGCTCAACCTTGAGAATTTTGATGCGCCCTTTGTCGAACCAACCACCGTAGACGGGGTCAGTGCCGCCCAGCTTCTGGCCAAGATTGAGGAACGCAATCCTCTCTCGCGGATCATCTATGTCATCTGGGATAATGCGGCTTACCATAAGGGCCCGGACGTGCGCGAATTCCTCAAACGACCAGACTGCCGCATACGACTGATCCAGCTACCGCCTTATTGCCCGCACCTAAATCCGATAGAACGATTATGGGCGGTCATGCACCAATACGTCACTCACAATCGCTACTACCCCACACAAAAGAAGTTCGCAGATGCGATCCTGAGGTTCTTTCGAGAGACCCTGCCCAAAGAGTGGAAAACATTCCGTGATCAGGTGTCAGATAGCTTCAGGGTCGTCACTCACGAGGATTTTCGGGTTTTGGAGTAA
- a CDS encoding Crp/Fnr family transcriptional regulator, whose amino-acid sequence MNVMPAGASWIDRFTGLSRLEPRVRDVLTARATTISIREGTVIFGPGKRPENLLLLLEGTVRVQQTSETGREVVLYRVNAGESCVMTSACLLAYEDYSAEGIAETAVEAVAIPRSVFDDLISQSESFRTFVFSAYSRRMTDLFHVIEEIAFRRVDIRLAQRILDLAKDDLIQATHQQMAAELGTAREVISRQLAEFQRRGWISLSRGQIKIEARGDIEKLARSEH is encoded by the coding sequence ATGAATGTGATGCCAGCAGGCGCCTCTTGGATTGACCGATTTACAGGTCTTTCGCGGCTAGAGCCGCGGGTGCGCGATGTGCTGACCGCGCGCGCGACTACGATTTCCATTCGCGAGGGCACGGTCATTTTCGGGCCAGGAAAGCGGCCTGAAAACTTGCTTTTGTTGCTTGAGGGCACAGTGCGCGTGCAGCAAACATCCGAGACAGGGCGCGAGGTGGTTCTTTATCGGGTCAATGCGGGGGAAAGCTGTGTGATGACCTCGGCCTGTCTTTTGGCCTATGAGGATTACTCGGCCGAAGGTATCGCCGAAACGGCGGTTGAGGCGGTTGCGATCCCGCGCAGCGTTTTTGATGATCTAATCAGCCAATCCGAAAGTTTCCGCACTTTCGTGTTTTCCGCCTATTCGCGGCGCATGACCGATTTGTTCCATGTGATCGAAGAAATTGCATTTCGCCGCGTGGACATCCGCCTTGCACAGCGGATTTTGGATTTGGCCAAGGATGACCTCATCCAAGCCACCCATCAGCAAATGGCAGCCGAACTTGGCACCGCGCGAGAGGTCATTTCCCGTCAACTGGCCGAATTTCAGCGCCGCGGTTGGATCAGCCTGTCACGGGGGCAGATCAAAATTGAGGCGCGTGGCGACATCGAAAAACTGGCGCGTTCCGAGCATTAA
- a CDS encoding sensor histidine kinase: MVTASTQKTRPLGNSAKRPRRNLAALALVVMVSLALSVAALPQIEERLMGGRLRQDEATMRLVTEVIRGALSRTEALPALIAERPILRDILRDPDNTGLLPFANEQLRQTALSLDISDIYVMDTFGTTIAASNYRLDRSFIGQNFRFRPYFTDALDNGIGRYHALGTTSGQRGYYFAAPIFDGTRILGVVAVKITLDRFEAAWRDSDSRIFVTDQHGVIFMADRSDWLFRTLGPLSEAALEEIQSTRQYPITLLTPLSLRREAVSLSDFRRNALTRMVITTSEQGPEQRQAFLAQQSLIASAGWRVHILTPSGSARTEALGLLAILWLVILIAGLSAAILLQRRAQLLERIAAQRELAETLEARVQERTRDLNSANTQLRQEVEERTRTEDRLRQTQAELVQAGKLAALGQMSAALSHEFNQPLAAVKSYAENAATFLDRGRGDEARENISRISHMADRMASISKHLRNFARRPQDQLRDIPLRAVIRDALDLLDPRLRRAKVDLTLDLPPEEDEIMVVGGRVRLQQVLVNLLSNALDAMADVSAPILHLSVTDEAEDMIALRLRDQGHGLSQDAQAQLFDPFFTTKEVGQGLGLGLSISYNIIRDFGGRIEARNHPEGGAEFSLHLRKAAPQTPSVPREMKKA; the protein is encoded by the coding sequence ATGGTGACAGCATCCACTCAAAAAACCCGTCCTCTGGGCAACAGCGCCAAGCGCCCTCGGCGCAATTTGGCGGCTTTGGCCTTAGTGGTTATGGTTTCGCTTGCCCTCAGCGTGGCGGCCCTGCCCCAGATTGAAGAGCGTTTGATGGGTGGCCGCCTGCGTCAGGATGAGGCCACAATGCGCCTTGTAACCGAGGTCATCCGTGGCGCACTCTCGCGCACCGAAGCCCTGCCCGCCTTGATCGCAGAGCGCCCCATTTTGCGCGACATTTTGCGCGACCCTGACAATACAGGGCTTTTGCCCTTCGCCAATGAGCAGCTGCGCCAAACCGCGCTGTCGCTTGATATTTCAGATATCTATGTGATGGATACGTTCGGCACGACCATTGCCGCCTCTAATTATCGGTTGGATCGCTCATTCATTGGGCAAAATTTCCGCTTTCGCCCCTATTTCACCGATGCCCTTGATAATGGGATTGGACGCTATCACGCGCTCGGCACAACATCGGGGCAGCGCGGCTATTACTTTGCCGCGCCAATTTTTGATGGCACGCGGATCTTGGGTGTTGTGGCGGTGAAGATCACGCTTGACCGCTTTGAGGCGGCGTGGCGCGACAGTGACTCGCGCATCTTCGTGACCGATCAACATGGGGTGATTTTCATGGCGGATCGGTCGGATTGGCTGTTCCGCACGCTTGGCCCCTTGAGCGAAGCCGCGCTTGAGGAAATCCAAAGCACCCGCCAATATCCGATCACCTTGCTCACCCCCCTCAGCCTGCGGCGCGAGGCCGTGAGCCTATCTGATTTTCGCAGAAACGCTCTGACCCGCATGGTCATCACTACATCGGAGCAAGGGCCAGAGCAGCGCCAAGCCTTTTTGGCGCAGCAATCCTTGATTGCCTCGGCTGGATGGCGGGTGCATATCCTGACGCCATCAGGTTCGGCCCGCACTGAGGCCTTGGGGCTTTTGGCGATTTTATGGCTGGTGATCCTGATTGCGGGGCTATCGGCGGCCATTCTGTTACAGCGCCGCGCTCAGTTGCTCGAACGCATCGCAGCCCAGCGCGAATTGGCCGAAACCCTAGAGGCACGGGTGCAGGAGCGCACCCGTGACTTGAACAGTGCCAACACCCAATTGCGCCAAGAGGTTGAGGAACGCACCCGCACCGAAGACCGCCTTCGCCAAACCCAAGCCGAATTGGTGCAGGCGGGCAAATTGGCGGCTTTGGGGCAAATGTCGGCGGCGCTGAGCCATGAATTCAACCAACCCCTTGCTGCGGTGAAATCCTATGCGGAGAATGCCGCGACCTTTTTGGACCGGGGCCGCGGGGATGAGGCGCGCGAGAACATCTCACGCATCTCGCATATGGCGGATCGGATGGCGTCTATCTCGAAACATCTGCGCAATTTCGCACGCCGCCCACAAGATCAGTTGCGCGATATCCCACTGCGCGCGGTGATCCGTGACGCGCTTGATTTGCTCGATCCAAGGCTGCGGCGCGCAAAGGTGGATTTGACCCTAGACTTGCCGCCTGAGGAGGATGAGATCATGGTTGTGGGCGGGCGCGTGCGGCTGCAGCAGGTCTTGGTTAATCTGCTGTCAAATGCGCTGGATGCCATGGCCGATGTCAGCGCCCCGATTTTGCACCTTTCTGTGACCGATGAGGCAGAGGATATGATTGCCCTGCGGCTGCGCGATCAGGGGCATGGCCTGTCGCAAGATGCGCAAGCGCAATTGTTTGACCCGTTTTTCACCACCAAAGAGGTCGGTCAGGGTCTTGGGCTTGGGCTATCGATTTCCTACAATATCATTCGTGACTTCGGCGGCCGCATTGAGGCGCGAAACCACCCAGAGGGGGGCGCGGAGTTCAGTTTGCATCTGCGCAAAGCCGCGCCACAAACGCCATCGGTGCCAAGGGAAATGAAAAAAGCATGA
- a CDS encoding sigma-54-dependent Fis family transcriptional regulator, protein MTETQTIKNGMIYFVDDEEDLRVAAKQTLQLADLDVICFETGEEALAHIARDGDAILITDIRMAGMDGITLMNRALEIDPEFPVILVTGHGDIELAVKSMQQGAYDFHEKPYDPKRLVDSARRALEKRRLTIENRALRREVGQRDPVEARLTGRAKNMVQLRAALRAIAATEADVLIEGETGTGKEVAARAIHRMSPRQSGPFVHINCAALPAALIESELFGHEAGAFAGAMRPRYGKFEHGRGGTVFLDEIDSLPLELQAKLLTAIQNRVITRLGSNEPIDLDLRFIAASKADLAQAAEIGTFRADLLYRLNVTSLRMPPLSDRREDIPRLFIDLVGQAAARYKINPPQVPGAVLDALVARDWPGNVRELRNMADRFVLGLDLGLATPDAPAPEQGLAVQMAQYERSLIAAALVRHGGSLKATYEGLGLSRKALYEKMQKHGLDKGDFTE, encoded by the coding sequence ATGACCGAAACGCAGACCATCAAGAACGGCATGATCTATTTCGTGGATGACGAGGAAGACCTGCGGGTTGCTGCAAAGCAAACGCTGCAATTGGCGGATCTTGATGTGATCTGCTTTGAAACGGGTGAAGAGGCGCTTGCCCATATCGCACGCGATGGCGATGCGATCCTGATTACCGATATTCGTATGGCAGGCATGGACGGTATCACCCTGATGAACCGCGCCTTAGAGATTGACCCAGAATTTCCTGTGATCCTTGTGACGGGGCATGGCGATATCGAATTGGCGGTCAAATCCATGCAGCAAGGCGCCTATGATTTTCACGAAAAGCCCTATGATCCAAAGCGTCTGGTCGATAGCGCGCGGCGCGCCTTGGAAAAACGGCGTTTGACGATTGAGAACCGCGCCTTGCGCCGCGAGGTGGGGCAGCGCGACCCTGTCGAGGCGCGCCTGACAGGGCGGGCCAAGAATATGGTGCAATTGCGCGCCGCGCTGCGGGCCATCGCCGCGACCGAAGCCGATGTTTTGATCGAAGGTGAAACAGGCACGGGAAAGGAGGTGGCGGCCCGCGCCATCCATCGCATGTCCCCCCGCCAAAGCGGGCCCTTTGTTCACATAAACTGCGCCGCACTGCCCGCCGCCCTCATTGAAAGCGAATTGTTCGGCCATGAGGCGGGTGCCTTTGCGGGTGCCATGCGACCCCGCTACGGAAAGTTTGAGCATGGGCGCGGGGGCACGGTCTTTTTGGATGAGATCGACAGCCTTCCCCTTGAACTGCAAGCCAAGCTTTTGACCGCGATTCAGAACCGCGTCATCACGCGCCTTGGATCAAATGAACCAATTGATTTGGATCTGCGGTTCATTGCGGCCTCTAAGGCTGATCTGGCACAGGCAGCCGAGATTGGCACGTTTCGCGCAGATCTTCTCTATCGGTTGAATGTCACAAGCCTGCGGATGCCCCCCCTTTCAGATCGGCGCGAGGATATTCCGCGCCTCTTTATAGATCTCGTGGGGCAAGCGGCAGCACGTTATAAAATAAATCCCCCGCAGGTTCCTGGCGCGGTTTTGGACGCACTTGTTGCGCGGGATTGGCCTGGCAATGTGCGCGAATTGCGCAACATGGCGGATCGTTTTGTGTTGGGGTTGGATTTGGGGTTGGCGACACCCGATGCCCCCGCGCCCGAACAGGGGCTCGCTGTGCAAATGGCGCAATATGAGCGCAGCCTTATTGCGGCGGCCTTGGTGCGCCATGGCGGCAGCCTCAAGGCCACCTATGAGGGATTGGGGCTAAGCCGCAAAGCCTTGTATGAAAAGATGCAGAAACACGGGCTTGATAAAGGGGATTTCACCGAATAG